A stretch of the Massilia sp. W12 genome encodes the following:
- a CDS encoding GNAT family N-acetyltransferase, giving the protein MQTVELPELAPVWQRLPRLPQQELHSQRLSLTGWREEDLAPFAELNGDAHALRFFPHTLTREESDQMTFRIHTRMQEFGWGLWALRVGPERRFAGFVGLLIPRPELPLPPALEIGWRLRQDCWGQGYAREAAKLARDFAFHQLGEQDLISITSLHNQPSWRVMQAIGMQDSGQRFDHPAYEEGDARAQHCVYTLNRAAWLAQREAQA; this is encoded by the coding sequence ATGCAAACAGTTGAATTACCTGAGCTGGCGCCGGTCTGGCAGCGCCTGCCGCGTCTGCCGCAACAGGAATTACACAGCCAGCGCTTGAGCTTGACCGGCTGGCGCGAGGAAGATCTGGCCCCGTTCGCCGAGCTGAATGGCGACGCCCATGCGCTGCGCTTTTTCCCGCACACTTTAACGCGGGAAGAAAGCGATCAAATGACTTTTCGGATTCACACCCGCATGCAGGAATTCGGCTGGGGTTTGTGGGCGCTGCGGGTCGGCCCGGAACGCCGCTTTGCCGGCTTTGTCGGCCTCTTGATACCGCGCCCGGAATTGCCGCTGCCGCCAGCGCTGGAAATCGGTTGGCGCTTACGGCAGGATTGTTGGGGACAGGGCTACGCCCGCGAAGCGGCCAAGCTGGCGCGCGATTTCGCTTTTCATCAACTGGGCGAACAGGATCTGATTTCCATCACCTCGCTGCACAATCAGCCGTCCTGGCGCGTGATGCAGGCGATTGGCATGCAAGACAGCGGCCAGCGTTTTGACCACCCTGCGTATGAAGAGGGCGATGCGCGCGCGCAGCATTGCGTATACACCCTCAATCGGGCCGCGTGGCTGGCGCAGCGCGAAGCTCAGGCTTGA
- a CDS encoding response regulator transcription factor, translating to MTRQQTILMIEDDQRLAAMLATYLGQHGFNLEHAGSAKAGMQRLQQNALSAPDLVLLDLMLPDGSGLDLCRQIRALPPPLSALPLVMLTAKGDPLDRVIGLELGADDYVPKPFEPRELLARMRAVLRRPPLPDGLSQGARNLMRFGRLSIDLDARCVRIDGQERQITAYQFDLLTAMAERAGRVLTREALCDAVKGEQLEAFDRSIDVHIGRLRAALEDDPRQPRRIITVRGAGYVFAKVQDA from the coding sequence ATGACGCGTCAGCAAACCATCTTGATGATTGAAGACGATCAGCGTCTGGCGGCGATGTTGGCCACCTATTTGGGGCAGCATGGTTTCAATCTGGAGCATGCCGGCAGCGCCAAGGCCGGCATGCAGCGCTTACAGCAAAATGCGCTCAGCGCGCCGGATCTGGTGCTGCTGGATTTGATGTTGCCCGATGGCAGCGGCTTGGATCTGTGCCGTCAGATCCGCGCCTTGCCGCCGCCTTTATCCGCCCTCCCGCTGGTGATGCTGACCGCCAAAGGCGATCCGCTGGATCGCGTGATCGGCTTGGAACTCGGCGCCGATGACTATGTGCCGAAACCGTTCGAGCCTCGCGAATTGCTGGCGCGCATGCGCGCCGTGTTGCGCCGGCCACCCCTGCCGGATGGGCTGAGTCAGGGCGCGCGCAATCTGATGCGCTTTGGCCGATTGAGCATTGATCTGGACGCGCGTTGTGTGCGCATCGACGGACAGGAACGGCAAATCACGGCTTATCAATTCGACTTGCTGACCGCCATGGCGGAGCGCGCCGGGCGGGTCTTGACGCGCGAAGCATTATGCGATGCGGTCAAGGGCGAGCAGCTGGAGGCGTTTGACCGTTCAATCGATGTGCATATCGGCCGCTTACGCGCCGCGCTGGAAGACGATCCGCGTCAGCCGCGCCGCATCATTACGGTGCGCGGGGCCGGCTATGTTTTCGCCAAGGTGCAAGATGCCTGA
- a CDS encoding HAMP domain-containing sensor histidine kinase, with protein sequence MPEQAAAAPRPGIAWRHRLYLRIYLAVLISLLLSVLLFAWLAQRHNESLRMFPNLAAFSAFAANSLPAADKSEAEQSAVLQRLQELTHADLALYLPRGQLQARAGETLDAPENWNWTSDYSGWLPGLPPRFALKLPDGRWLFGRHRGPAGFMQGPRGRGGDFPPPDFAAPPPGPQHEWQGRRPREAHLPPPHARGEGRGWRMFRFGPPARSLFFILLITALVIAIGAYPVVRRITRRLETLQQSVEDWGRGQLATRVQAQGKDEVASLAHSFNQAAERVEALVAAQKNLLANASHELRSPLARIRMALELDQHDAASRAELARNVHELDQLIEEILLSSRLDSANAQALTLEEVDLTGLLAEECARVDAALELNGAGECMYRGEARLLRRMLRNLLENARRYGHAVSVDADSAPICATIRQTAQGFEIDICDRGPGVPQDERERIFEPFYRARGASEAAGGVGLGLALVRQIAQRHGGAVHCLAREGGGSCFRVQLPPLQA encoded by the coding sequence ATGCCTGAGCAGGCCGCCGCCGCTCCCCGTCCTGGCATCGCCTGGCGTCATCGCCTTTACTTACGCATTTATCTCGCAGTTTTAATCAGCCTCTTGCTTTCGGTCTTGCTGTTCGCCTGGCTGGCGCAGCGGCACAATGAGAGCTTGCGCATGTTTCCGAATCTGGCCGCGTTTTCCGCCTTCGCCGCCAACAGCCTGCCTGCCGCTGATAAAAGCGAAGCCGAGCAAAGCGCCGTGCTGCAGCGCTTGCAGGAATTGACGCATGCGGATCTGGCCCTGTATTTACCCCGGGGCCAGTTGCAAGCGCGCGCCGGTGAAACGCTGGACGCCCCGGAAAATTGGAACTGGACATCGGATTACAGCGGCTGGCTGCCCGGTTTGCCGCCGCGTTTTGCCTTGAAACTGCCGGATGGGCGCTGGCTGTTCGGGCGGCATCGCGGGCCTGCCGGTTTTATGCAGGGGCCGCGCGGGCGTGGTGGAGATTTCCCGCCGCCGGATTTTGCCGCGCCGCCGCCAGGCCCGCAGCATGAATGGCAAGGGCGGCGCCCGCGTGAAGCGCATTTGCCTCCGCCGCATGCGCGCGGCGAGGGACGCGGCTGGCGGATGTTCCGTTTTGGCCCGCCGGCGCGCAGTCTTTTCTTTATTCTGCTGATTACTGCGCTGGTGATCGCAATCGGCGCGTATCCGGTGGTGCGGCGCATTACCCGGCGCCTGGAAACGCTGCAGCAAAGTGTCGAAGATTGGGGCCGGGGCCAGCTTGCCACCCGTGTGCAAGCACAGGGCAAGGATGAGGTGGCCAGCCTGGCGCACAGCTTCAATCAGGCGGCGGAACGTGTCGAGGCATTGGTGGCGGCGCAAAAAAATCTGTTGGCTAACGCTTCGCATGAATTGCGCTCGCCCCTGGCGCGTATCCGCATGGCGCTGGAATTGGATCAGCATGACGCCGCCAGCCGCGCCGAACTGGCGCGCAATGTGCATGAATTGGATCAGTTGATTGAAGAGATTTTGCTGTCCAGCCGGCTCGACAGCGCCAACGCGCAAGCGCTGACGCTGGAAGAGGTCGATCTGACCGGCTTATTGGCGGAAGAGTGCGCGCGGGTGGACGCCGCTTTGGAACTCAATGGCGCGGGCGAATGCATGTATCGCGGTGAAGCGCGCTTACTGCGGCGGATGTTGCGCAATTTGCTGGAAAATGCGCGCCGCTACGGGCACGCCGTCAGCGTCGATGCCGACAGCGCGCCGATTTGCGCAACCATCCGCCAGACTGCGCAGGGTTTTGAAATTGATATCTGTGATCGCGGCCCCGGTGTGCCGCAAGATGAGCGGGAGCGTATTTTCGAGCCGTTTTACCGCGCCCGTGGCGCCAGCGAGGCAGCCGGCGGGGTTGGTTTGGGCCTGGCCCTGGTGCGCCAGATTGCGCAAAGACATGGCGGCGCCGTGCACTGTCTGGCGCGCGAGGGCGGCGGCAGTTGCTTCCGGGTGCAATTGCCGCCGCTTCAAGCCTGA
- a CDS encoding HAD family hydrolase: MQEQEKTGRRRALRTLIAGSAVAASGAALAHEHQHGNAEHKTPALLARGKWAPRNWAALNTLLREHGKHSKKYNPKRKPYAVFDWDNTSIMNDCEEALLYYQIMTLSFKLKPQEFATVIRQHVPAGPFTADYKNAAGKIVELDEICADLAEDYNFLYAEYAGLGGKKTLEEVSQTPQFADFRAKLLFLYNAVNDTHGVNVGYPWVIYFFANMSVPEVMKLAEASHDFALGEGLSKVKYSSPASLPGKAGVISISHFHGIRLCTEVADLMDALRNHGIDVYVSTASMEEVVAAFATLPKYGYHVARENVLGLRLARKGDVLQNAYMPEWPLNWGPGKTEVIKRELLAKKGYGPLFVAGDSDGDYDMLRDFSDTALGLVVNRLKKGKIGELCKQAVDAMNSPKPRFILQGRQESTGNWLPHEMCLKLGKSQPALLP; this comes from the coding sequence ATGCAAGAACAAGAGAAGACAGGCCGGCGCCGGGCTTTGCGCACATTAATCGCAGGCAGCGCAGTGGCGGCAAGCGGCGCCGCACTGGCGCACGAACATCAGCATGGCAATGCTGAACACAAAACCCCCGCCCTGCTGGCGCGCGGCAAATGGGCGCCGCGCAATTGGGCTGCGCTCAATACCTTGCTGCGTGAGCACGGCAAGCACAGCAAAAAGTACAATCCCAAGCGCAAACCCTATGCCGTGTTTGATTGGGACAACACTTCCATCATGAATGATTGCGAAGAAGCGCTGTTGTACTACCAGATTATGACGCTGTCGTTCAAGCTCAAGCCGCAAGAATTCGCCACCGTGATCCGCCAACATGTGCCGGCAGGGCCATTCACTGCTGACTATAAAAATGCTGCAGGCAAAATCGTCGAATTGGATGAGATCTGCGCTGATCTGGCGGAAGATTACAATTTTCTGTATGCCGAATATGCCGGACTGGGCGGTAAGAAAACCCTGGAAGAAGTCTCACAAACTCCGCAATTCGCCGATTTTCGCGCCAAATTGCTGTTTTTATACAATGCCGTGAATGATACTCACGGCGTCAATGTCGGCTATCCCTGGGTCATCTATTTCTTCGCCAATATGAGTGTGCCGGAGGTGATGAAGCTGGCCGAAGCTTCGCATGATTTCGCCCTTGGCGAAGGCTTGAGCAAGGTGAAATACAGCAGCCCCGCCAGCCTGCCGGGTAAAGCCGGGGTGATCTCAATTTCGCATTTCCACGGCATCCGCCTGTGCACCGAAGTTGCGGATTTGATGGATGCGCTGCGCAATCATGGCATTGATGTGTATGTCAGCACTGCTTCAATGGAGGAAGTGGTGGCCGCCTTCGCCACCCTGCCCAAATATGGCTACCATGTGGCGCGTGAAAATGTGCTCGGCCTGCGCCTGGCGCGCAAGGGCGATGTGTTGCAAAACGCCTATATGCCGGAATGGCCGCTGAACTGGGGGCCGGGCAAGACTGAAGTCATCAAACGTGAACTGCTTGCGAAAAAAGGCTATGGCCCCTTGTTTGTCGCCGGCGATTCTGATGGCGACTATGACATGTTGCGCGATTTTTCCGACACCGCACTGGGGCTGGTTGTGAATCGCCTCAAAAAAGGCAAGATCGGCGAATTGTGCAAACAGGCGGTTGATGCCATGAACAGCCCCAAGCCGCGCTTCATCCTGCAAGGCCGCCAGGAAAGCACAGGCAATTGGCTGCCGCATGAAATGTGCCTGAAACTGGGCAAGAGTCAGCCGGCATTGCTGCCTTGA
- a CDS encoding periplasmic heavy metal sensor, producing MKHRDHSLHAQTRRMLLAGIAAFSLGLLSVSGMSWASEGMGHGHGHGPGHGGFMEFRAPDAATLEKHLDRMLDRIVPDITAAQKTSIKTIAKAAHADMKPMHEQIKTLRKAQITILTAATVDRNALEQNRVDTLRQVELLSKRKNQALADVADVLTAAQRAKVGEVLKARMEHKILPGAMKSPFGK from the coding sequence ATGAAACACCGTGATCATTCTTTGCATGCGCAAACCCGCCGCATGCTGTTGGCTGGCATCGCTGCGTTCAGCCTGGGTCTGTTGTCTGTCAGCGGTATGAGCTGGGCCAGCGAAGGCATGGGCCATGGCCATGGGCATGGCCCGGGGCATGGCGGCTTTATGGAATTCCGTGCGCCGGATGCCGCCACGCTGGAAAAACATCTCGACCGCATGCTTGACCGTATCGTGCCGGATATCACAGCGGCGCAAAAGACCAGCATCAAAACTATCGCCAAAGCGGCGCATGCCGATATGAAGCCGATGCACGAGCAGATCAAGACTTTGCGCAAGGCGCAAATCACGATCCTGACCGCCGCCACGGTGGACCGCAATGCGCTGGAGCAAAACCGGGTGGACACGCTGCGCCAGGTGGAATTACTGAGCAAGCGCAAAAACCAGGCCCTGGCGGACGTGGCGGATGTGTTGACCGCAGCGCAGCGCGCCAAAGTCGGCGAAGTGCTGAAAGCGCGGATGGAGCATAAAATCCTGCCGGGCGCGATGAAGTCGCCGTTTGGCAAATAA
- a CDS encoding PAS domain-containing protein yields the protein MNSEASSDSGKAEWLIYDDGGGAAPGEPVVEEIPWRVLIVDDDVDVHVVTRFALRNVTYLGRRLKLFHAYTGAEAYDVLRDTPDIALVLLDVVMETADAGLRLARQIRGELNNQLVRVVLRTGHAGQALEQSVIVDYDINDYRTKTELTTQKLFTTVISSLRTYDSLLATERSQRELNATLAKHKDLQFALDQHAMVSVTDLDGKITHVNESFCRATQYSPDELLGRDHRIINSGSHPKEFFADLWQNISQGRSWHGQIRNRAKDGAIFWSETTIVPCLGEDGKPYQYVAVRNDISERKLVEERLRLAEARMRGMFEVSPMAISILRLKDKKRLFANQIFLQTFKLGWDQAKEIDGAQLCQNPAEYQILLQKAAESESVVNHPMALQAADQQKFNAKVSVFMTEYEGESALLVWFCDCN from the coding sequence ATGAATTCTGAAGCATCTAGCGATAGTGGCAAGGCAGAATGGCTGATCTACGATGATGGCGGCGGCGCTGCGCCCGGCGAGCCTGTGGTCGAAGAGATCCCATGGCGCGTCTTGATCGTGGATGATGATGTGGATGTGCATGTGGTGACCCGCTTTGCCTTGCGCAATGTCACCTATCTTGGCCGCCGGCTGAAATTATTTCACGCCTACACCGGCGCGGAAGCTTATGATGTGCTGCGCGACACGCCCGATATCGCCCTGGTTTTGCTGGATGTGGTGATGGAAACCGCTGACGCCGGTTTGCGGCTGGCGCGCCAGATTCGCGGCGAGCTGAATAATCAATTGGTGCGTGTGGTGCTGCGCACCGGCCACGCCGGACAAGCGCTGGAGCAAAGCGTGATTGTCGATTATGACATCAATGATTACCGCACCAAGACCGAACTGACCACGCAAAAGCTGTTTACCACCGTCATTTCCTCGCTGCGCACCTATGACAGCCTGCTGGCCACTGAACGCAGCCAACGTGAACTCAACGCCACCCTGGCCAAGCACAAAGATTTGCAATTCGCACTCGATCAGCACGCCATGGTGTCTGTCACCGATCTGGATGGCAAAATCACCCATGTGAATGAAAGCTTTTGCCGCGCCACCCAGTACAGCCCGGATGAATTGCTGGGGCGCGATCACCGCATCATTAATTCCGGCAGCCATCCGAAAGAGTTTTTCGCCGATCTGTGGCAAAACATTTCGCAAGGGCGCAGCTGGCATGGCCAGATCCGCAACCGCGCCAAGGATGGCGCGATTTTCTGGAGCGAAACCACCATCGTGCCCTGCCTGGGCGAAGACGGCAAACCGTATCAATATGTGGCGGTGCGCAACGATATCAGCGAGCGCAAGCTGGTGGAAGAACGCCTGCGCCTGGCCGAAGCGCGCATGCGCGGCATGTTTGAAGTCAGCCCGATGGCGATTTCCATCTTGCGCCTGAAAGACAAAAAACGCCTGTTCGCCAATCAGATTTTCCTGCAAACCTTTAAGCTGGGCTGGGATCAGGCCAAGGAGATCGATGGCGCGCAACTGTGTCAAAATCCGGCGGAATATCAAATTTTGTTGCAAAAAGCGGCGGAAAGCGAAAGCGTGGTGAATCATCCGATGGCGCTGCAAGCTGCTGATCAGCAAAAATTCAACGCCAAGGTGTCTGTGTTTATGACGGAATACGAAGGTGAAAGCGCCTTGCTGGTCTGGTTTTGCGATTGCAACTGA
- the trpC gene encoding indole-3-glycerol phosphate synthase TrpC has product MSDILQQILDVKKDEVAQAKRYRDLPSLRAEAEQLGGLRDFAGALQGRIAAAKPAVIAEVKKASPSKGVLRENFAPAEIAASYAQHGAACLSVLTDERFFQGAPAYLQQARAACALPVLRKDFLLDLYQVYQARAWGADAILLIVAALDYGLMAELEACALELGMSVLVEVHDGVELDAALRLRTPLLGINNRNLRTFVTDLRATLDMLPRIPAGKAVITESGIMSRDDVQTMRAAHVHGFLVGEAFMRAPDPGQALAQLFA; this is encoded by the coding sequence ATGAGCGATATTCTGCAACAAATCCTGGATGTGAAAAAAGACGAGGTGGCGCAAGCCAAGCGCTATCGCGATTTGCCCTCGTTGCGAGCCGAAGCGGAACAATTGGGCGGTTTGCGCGATTTTGCCGGCGCACTGCAAGGCCGCATCGCCGCAGCCAAGCCGGCAGTGATTGCCGAAGTGAAAAAAGCGTCGCCCTCGAAAGGCGTCTTGCGTGAGAATTTTGCGCCGGCTGAGATTGCCGCCAGTTATGCGCAACATGGCGCAGCCTGTCTGTCGGTGCTGACCGATGAACGCTTTTTCCAGGGCGCGCCGGCCTACTTGCAGCAGGCGCGCGCGGCCTGTGCGCTGCCGGTGTTGCGCAAAGATTTTTTGCTCGACCTGTACCAGGTATATCAGGCGCGGGCCTGGGGCGCGGATGCGATTTTGCTGATTGTGGCTGCGCTGGATTATGGCTTGATGGCGGAACTCGAAGCCTGCGCGCTGGAATTGGGCATGTCGGTGCTGGTTGAAGTCCACGACGGGGTCGAACTGGACGCTGCATTGCGTTTGCGCACACCGCTGTTGGGCATCAATAACCGCAATTTGCGCACCTTTGTCACGGATTTGCGCGCAACTTTGGATATGTTGCCGCGCATCCCTGCGGGCAAAGCCGTGATCACGGAGTCTGGCATCATGAGCCGGGATGATGTGCAAACCATGCGCGCGGCGCATGTGCATGGCTTTTTGGTGGGTGAAGCGTTTATGCGTGCCCCGGATCCTGGTCAGGCGTTGGCGCAGTTATTTGCTTAA
- a CDS encoding NYN domain-containing protein, with the protein MHPNQDNNATLAVLIDADNANPAIISGLLEEVAKLGIASVKRIYGDWTTPNLGSWKQVLLKHSIQPIQQFSYTSGKNATDSAMIIDAMDLLYAGHFDGFCIVSSDSDFTRLAARIRESGRRVYGFGEKKTPRPFVAACDLFIYTEVFVQKPGEAQNGVIKRRSEKELRADAALLNLLRNSVEAAADESGWAKLGVVGGFITRTVNDFDVRSYGYSKLSSLLGAIKLFDVERREDQIFVRSAKTADTEMRTEDGAEKGADKAQDKPAGNPAKQENKGKNKQKKRQKGANPNPPPAAATAAAPAAATEQAPAASLQTSPATVQESSAPVKSEPKATSKQPAKKRKQLLQAVTEAVMEAAASVAAATQAPAKAAAKRSRSQAKTEQPQADNAQEGAASQAKKPRATRKKSAA; encoded by the coding sequence ATGCACCCCAATCAGGATAACAATGCGACGCTGGCCGTCTTAATCGACGCCGATAACGCGAACCCGGCCATTATTTCCGGCCTGTTGGAAGAGGTGGCCAAGCTTGGCATCGCCAGCGTGAAGCGGATTTACGGGGATTGGACCACCCCCAATCTGGGCAGCTGGAAACAGGTGTTGTTGAAGCACTCGATTCAACCGATTCAGCAATTCAGCTACACCAGCGGCAAAAACGCGACCGACAGCGCAATGATTATCGACGCCATGGATTTGCTGTACGCCGGCCATTTTGATGGTTTTTGCATTGTCTCCAGCGACAGCGATTTCACCCGGCTGGCGGCGCGCATCCGCGAATCCGGGCGGCGGGTGTATGGTTTTGGCGAAAAGAAAACCCCGCGCCCCTTTGTCGCCGCCTGTGATTTGTTCATTTACACCGAGGTGTTTGTGCAAAAACCGGGTGAGGCGCAAAACGGCGTGATCAAGCGGCGCAGCGAAAAAGAATTGCGCGCCGACGCCGCATTGTTAAATCTTTTACGCAATTCAGTGGAAGCGGCGGCGGATGAAAGCGGCTGGGCCAAGCTGGGTGTGGTGGGCGGTTTTATCACCCGCACAGTGAATGATTTCGATGTGCGCAGTTATGGTTATTCCAAATTGAGCAGCTTATTGGGCGCGATCAAATTATTCGACGTGGAGCGGCGCGAAGATCAAATCTTTGTGCGCAGCGCCAAAACTGCGGATACCGAGATGCGCACCGAGGATGGGGCGGAAAAAGGCGCCGACAAGGCGCAGGACAAGCCGGCAGGCAATCCCGCCAAGCAGGAAAACAAGGGCAAGAACAAGCAAAAGAAACGGCAAAAAGGCGCCAATCCAAACCCGCCGCCGGCAGCCGCCACTGCGGCTGCGCCTGCTGCGGCGACGGAACAAGCCCCAGCCGCCAGTCTGCAGACAAGTCCGGCAACGGTGCAAGAGAGCAGCGCGCCAGTCAAGAGCGAGCCCAAAGCAACGTCTAAGCAGCCAGCCAAAAAGCGCAAGCAATTATTGCAGGCGGTCACAGAAGCGGTGATGGAAGCCGCCGCCAGCGTGGCGGCAGCGACCCAGGCCCCCGCCAAAGCCGCCGCCAAACGCAGCCGCAGTCAAGCTAAAACTGAGCAGCCGCAGGCGGACAATGCGCAGGAAGGCGCTGCCAGTCAAGCGAAAAAACCGCGCGCCACACGCAAGAAGAGCGCGGCTTGA
- a CDS encoding BrnT family toxin: MDFEFEWDEAKNASNKNKHGVDFMDALRVFYDDMRITVYDDRSDYGEERFQVIGMSYGKILFVVYTERHGNTIRIISARKAEKREAAAYTRGGF, encoded by the coding sequence ATGGATTTTGAGTTTGAGTGGGATGAGGCAAAAAATGCAAGCAACAAGAACAAGCATGGCGTCGATTTCATGGATGCTCTCCGTGTGTTTTACGATGACATGCGCATCACTGTATACGATGATCGATCCGACTATGGCGAAGAGCGGTTTCAAGTAATAGGAATGTCTTACGGCAAAATTCTGTTTGTCGTGTACACAGAAAGGCATGGAAATACGATTCGTATTATTTCAGCTCGCAAAGCAGAAAAACGGGAGGCTGCCGCATATACGCGCGGCGGTTTTTGA